In Rosa chinensis cultivar Old Blush chromosome 1, RchiOBHm-V2, whole genome shotgun sequence, a genomic segment contains:
- the LOC121049750 gene encoding probable serine/threonine-protein kinase PBL11 has protein sequence MDSNWNRICRAMSLPHDVKVSSAAVSSCPRTEGEILLRRFFLNELKMATWNFHPDNMVGEGGFGSVFKGWVDDSSTAANPGKGMLIAVKRINKEGFLGHELWLTEIYYLGRLRHPNLVKLLGYCFEDDHRLLVFEFMSRGSNISTCHFVKREGNKVAHRGAGSLDKSLSTVQQNLVDLAKPYLASKRRVLKVFDPRLKGQYSVAGALKAANLAKQCLSEEPEFRPNMTEMVKALEQLQEPEDMKGLKIPQNEPCQSLRANSNNRRRSTSWISFMPSASRSYT, from the exons TAAAGGTGTCATCTGCAGCAGTGTCTTCTTGTCCTCGGACAGAAGGGGAGATTTTGCTAAGGAGATTCTTCTTGAATGAACTTAAAATGGCGACCTGGAACTTCCATCCTGATAATATGGTGGGCGAAGGTGGTTTTGGTTCTGTTTTCAAGGGGTGGGTTGATGACTCATCAACAGCTGCCAACCCTGGTAAGGGCATGTTGATTGCTGTGAAGAGGATTAACAAAGAAGGTTTCTTGGGTCACGAGCTATGGTTG ACAGAAATTTACTACCTAGGAAGGCTGCGTCATCCAAATCTTGTGAAATTGTTGGGTTATTGCTTTGAAGATGATCATCGGCTTCTGGTGTTTGAATTTATGTCTCGTGGCTCAAACATATCCAC TTGCCATTTTGTGAAACGGGAGGGGAACAAGGTTGCTCACCG aggagccggatccctGGACAAAAGCCTTTCGACTGTGCAACAGAATTTAGTTGACTTGGCCAAACCTTACCTCGCCAGCAAACGCAGAGTTCTCAAAGTTTTTGATCCTCGTTTAAAAGGCCAGTACTCTGTGGCTGGAGCTCTTAAAGCAGCTAATCTTGCAAAACAATGCTTATCAGAAGAACCTGAGTTTAGGCCAAACATGACTGAGATGGTAAAAGCATTGGAGCAGCTTCAGGAACCTGAAGACATGAAGGGTTTGAAGATTCCTCAAAATGAGCCTTGCCAGAGTCTTCGTGCCAATTCAAACAATCGCAGGAGAAGCACAAGTTGGATCAGCTTCATGCCATCTGCTTCCCGCAGCTATACATAA
- the LOC112182750 gene encoding uncharacterized protein LOC112182750 — protein sequence MRKFNAWLVFFKREWNWNWPFLVGFAITGILITKFSLCLTEEDAKNSPFVQRHKK from the exons ATGAGAAAGTTCAATGCTTGGCTTGTGTTCTTCAAGCGTGAGTGGAATTGGAATTGGCCTTTCCTCGTCGGCTTCGCTATCACCGGGATTCTCATCACCAAGTTCTCTCTCTGTCTCACTG AGGAGGATGCGAAGAACTCGCCTTTTGTACAGAGGCACAAGAAGTAG